From Haloarcula hispanica ATCC 33960, the proteins below share one genomic window:
- a CDS encoding HPP family protein, translating into MRRHRIGTSLYAGVLFVVLGTLAWASGQPFIFPSLGPSAFILSFQRNGDRTDLISVVVSHLIGGIAGLVAYSLLAGGVSLVADPAAFSTDGLRLVASATLSIIATSWGMIATDTVHAPACATTLIVSLGLLSTPLQVAVIVVGVGVLVAFHALVLSAYHRAIGSSRAGPVDV; encoded by the coding sequence ATGCGACGGCATCGGATCGGAACGAGCCTGTACGCCGGCGTGCTGTTCGTCGTCCTCGGGACGCTCGCGTGGGCGAGCGGCCAGCCGTTCATTTTCCCGAGTCTGGGCCCCTCGGCGTTCATCCTGTCCTTCCAGCGGAACGGCGACCGGACGGACCTGATAAGCGTCGTCGTGAGCCATCTCATCGGCGGCATCGCGGGGCTGGTCGCGTACAGCCTGCTTGCCGGCGGTGTCTCGCTGGTCGCGGATCCGGCCGCGTTCTCGACGGACGGACTCCGCCTCGTCGCGAGCGCGACGCTCTCGATCATCGCCACGAGCTGGGGGATGATCGCCACCGACACGGTCCACGCCCCGGCCTGTGCGACGACGCTCATCGTCTCCTTAGGGCTGCTCTCGACGCCGCTGCAGGTCGCAGTCATCGTCGTCGGTGTCGGCGTTCTCGTCGCGTTCCACGCGCTCGTGCTGTCCGCCTACCACCGGGCTATCGGCTCGTCTCGCGCGGGTCCGGTCGATGTCTGA
- a CDS encoding DUF7470 family protein produces the protein MLDKLGAVGIGGIVVLLAGIGLVAWKAPIVAVGIALVVGGLGLVVYGLVTSLLGAFGLGGGMGGMGGGGMGGGGMGGDGMP, from the coding sequence ATGCTCGACAAACTCGGTGCGGTTGGTATCGGCGGCATCGTCGTTTTGCTCGCCGGCATCGGTCTGGTCGCGTGGAAGGCACCCATCGTCGCCGTCGGCATCGCTCTCGTTGTCGGGGGCCTCGGACTGGTCGTCTACGGCCTCGTCACGAGCCTGCTCGGTGCGTTCGGACTCGGCGGCGGGATGGGCGGGATGGGTGGCGGCGGCATGGGCGGTGGCGGCATGGGCGGCGACGGTATGCCCTGA
- a CDS encoding universal stress protein: protein MYDTILLPTDGSDGIGAAARHAGTIAGRFDATVHVLSVVDTRNRFESPSSGLSTDAWIEAERERAGTAIDATVAELPDDVSVETTQREGVPKTEIVDAVTEIPADLVVMGTHGRTGLDHYLIGSVAETVVRESPVPVLTVQLADE from the coding sequence ATGTACGACACGATCCTCCTCCCGACCGACGGCAGCGACGGTATCGGTGCGGCCGCGAGGCATGCCGGAACGATTGCAGGTCGGTTCGACGCGACAGTCCACGTCCTCTCGGTCGTCGACACCCGCAACCGGTTCGAGAGCCCGTCGAGCGGTCTCTCGACCGACGCATGGATCGAGGCGGAGCGGGAGCGCGCAGGGACGGCCATCGATGCGACCGTCGCCGAGCTACCCGACGACGTTTCGGTCGAGACCACACAGCGAGAGGGCGTCCCGAAGACGGAAATCGTCGACGCCGTCACGGAGATTCCGGCGGACCTCGTCGTGATGGGGACCCACGGCCGGACCGGACTGGACCACTATCTCATCGGCAGCGTTGCAGAGACGGTCGTCCGCGAATCGCCGGTGCCGGTGCTGACCGTGCAACTGGCAGACGAATGA
- a CDS encoding DUF460 domain-containing protein codes for MNRTAALDAVVFGVDIQSGDVRGDAPSYALVVFDGESVERDVVSRRKLRRRIDDEEPAIVATDNMYELAEDKNALIHFLGSLPDETKLVQVTGDERPEPLSRVAKRHGVPYGKDPMEEAEAAARLAAANVGQEVSAFTDTTEVKVSRGRSTGKGGWSEDRYTRRIHGAVRKRAREIESELDAAGLEYERDVTEKYGGFSNAVFLVSARPQDIPVSRARSGDTRVEIERQRRDGIEFKPLAKRRDHVVVGVDPGTTTAVAIVSLDGTVLDVYSSRTDGTAATTEWIIERGRPVVVAADVTPMPETVEKLRRSFSAAGWEPDTDLPVDEKKHRTREEAYDNDHERDAMAAALYAFDHHADQFERVASKVPPQHDVGPVIDRVVAGEESVETVLRDLEDDDGEAEEDTAHEPRELTDDEKEIKRLNARIERLESHVDDLKETIKRKDDQLAEKDKQLEKARSEGRREVRKDREVTRLQRRNEALERKVEEEEEKREALADKLDRLKALWKLDHSNFADVSEKQEGLTPVKVVEQFTKDAITDADERFGLVEDDIVMFRDASGAGRSTAQQLADIDPKLVLRNGNLSDIADQVLFDNEVPVAPAELVTVQEVDELAVAREGEIEAAIEDWEERAADRRKEQNAEMVDQIISEHRADRPTSEN; via the coding sequence GTGAACCGCACGGCAGCGCTCGACGCAGTCGTTTTCGGTGTCGACATCCAGAGCGGCGACGTACGCGGCGACGCGCCGTCGTACGCGCTGGTGGTCTTCGACGGGGAATCAGTCGAGCGAGACGTGGTCTCGCGGCGGAAGCTCCGCCGGCGTATCGACGACGAGGAGCCGGCCATCGTCGCGACGGACAACATGTACGAACTCGCCGAGGACAAAAACGCCCTCATCCACTTTCTGGGGTCGCTCCCCGACGAGACGAAGCTGGTGCAGGTGACAGGCGACGAGCGACCGGAACCGCTCTCGCGGGTCGCCAAGCGCCACGGCGTCCCCTACGGCAAGGACCCGATGGAGGAGGCCGAGGCCGCGGCCCGGCTGGCCGCCGCCAACGTCGGTCAGGAAGTGTCGGCGTTTACCGATACGACGGAGGTGAAGGTCTCGCGGGGCCGCTCGACCGGGAAAGGTGGGTGGTCAGAAGACCGCTACACGCGACGCATCCACGGCGCGGTCCGGAAGCGCGCCCGTGAAATCGAGTCCGAACTCGACGCGGCCGGTCTGGAGTACGAGCGGGACGTGACCGAGAAGTACGGCGGCTTCTCGAACGCCGTCTTTCTGGTGTCGGCACGACCGCAGGACATCCCTGTATCGAGAGCGCGTTCGGGCGACACACGCGTCGAAATCGAGCGCCAGCGGCGGGACGGCATCGAGTTCAAGCCGCTGGCGAAACGGCGCGACCACGTCGTCGTCGGCGTCGACCCCGGGACAACGACGGCTGTCGCCATCGTCTCCCTCGACGGCACTGTACTGGATGTATACTCCTCGCGAACCGACGGCACCGCCGCGACGACGGAGTGGATTATCGAGCGCGGGCGGCCCGTCGTCGTCGCCGCCGACGTGACGCCGATGCCCGAGACCGTCGAGAAACTCCGGCGCTCGTTCAGCGCTGCCGGCTGGGAGCCCGATACGGACCTGCCCGTCGACGAGAAGAAACACCGGACACGCGAGGAAGCCTACGACAACGACCACGAGCGCGACGCGATGGCCGCCGCCCTCTACGCCTTCGATCACCACGCCGACCAGTTCGAGCGCGTCGCGAGCAAGGTGCCGCCACAGCACGACGTGGGGCCGGTCATCGACCGCGTCGTCGCCGGCGAAGAGAGCGTCGAGACGGTGCTGCGTGACCTCGAAGACGACGACGGCGAGGCCGAAGAGGACACGGCTCACGAGCCCCGGGAGCTCACCGACGACGAGAAGGAGATCAAGCGGCTGAACGCCCGCATCGAACGGCTCGAATCACACGTCGACGACCTCAAGGAGACGATCAAGCGCAAGGACGACCAGCTCGCCGAGAAGGACAAACAGCTGGAGAAGGCCCGCAGCGAGGGCCGGCGCGAAGTCAGAAAAGACCGCGAGGTGACGCGGCTACAGCGGCGCAACGAGGCCTTAGAGCGGAAGGTCGAGGAAGAGGAGGAGAAACGCGAGGCGCTGGCCGACAAACTCGACCGGCTGAAGGCGCTGTGGAAGCTCGACCACTCGAACTTCGCCGACGTGTCGGAGAAACAGGAGGGGCTCACCCCGGTCAAGGTGGTCGAGCAGTTCACCAAGGACGCCATCACCGACGCCGACGAGCGGTTCGGCCTCGTCGAGGACGACATCGTCATGTTCCGGGACGCCTCGGGCGCGGGCCGGTCGACGGCCCAGCAGCTGGCCGATATCGACCCCAAACTCGTCCTCCGGAACGGCAATCTCTCCGATATCGCTGATCAAGTGCTGTTCGACAACGAGGTCCCCGTCGCACCGGCTGAACTGGTCACCGTGCAGGAAGTGGACGAACTGGCCGTCGCCCGCGAGGGCGAAATCGAGGCCGCAATCGAGGACTGGGAGGAACGCGCCGCCGACCGCCGGAAGGAACAGAACGCGGAGATGGTGGACCAGATCATCAGCGAACACCGGGCCGACCGGCCGACAAGCGAGAACTAG
- the ddh gene encoding D-2-hydroxyacid dehydrogenase, with amino-acid sequence MDIARIAVHESVAKACPLEAMVAALQGLGVPVEVVGDDATFDTSDCVVTFSPREAFLDAAWVHGIRAGYDEFDVDAYEAAGTVLTNSTGIHGDTVPETAVGYLTAFARRLHVYRDRQGDNDWTQEPYDAPFTLTGEQVCVAGLGTIGQGIADRADALGMEVVGVRRSGDPAENVERVYTPDELDAAVADARFVVLCCPLTVETEGMVDAALLAQMRADSYLVNVARGPVVVEDALLNALDDGTIAGAALDAHWEEPLPANHPLWDHESVIVTPHVAAFTNRYHEDIAALVQENIERIDRGKSLRNRVA; translated from the coding sequence ATGGATATCGCTAGAATCGCTGTTCACGAGTCAGTTGCGAAGGCCTGTCCGCTGGAGGCGATGGTCGCCGCGCTACAGGGGCTCGGCGTCCCTGTCGAAGTTGTCGGCGACGACGCAACCTTCGATACCAGTGACTGCGTCGTCACGTTCTCTCCGCGGGAGGCGTTTCTGGACGCCGCCTGGGTCCACGGCATCCGTGCGGGCTACGACGAGTTCGACGTGGACGCCTACGAGGCGGCCGGGACGGTACTGACGAACAGCACTGGTATCCACGGCGACACCGTCCCGGAAACCGCCGTCGGCTATCTGACGGCGTTTGCTCGCCGTCTCCACGTCTACCGGGACCGACAGGGCGACAACGACTGGACGCAGGAACCGTACGACGCGCCGTTCACGCTGACTGGCGAGCAGGTATGCGTGGCCGGTCTGGGCACCATCGGTCAGGGAATCGCTGACCGGGCCGACGCGCTGGGGATGGAGGTCGTCGGCGTTCGCCGCTCCGGTGACCCCGCCGAGAACGTCGAGCGCGTGTACACACCCGACGAACTGGACGCCGCCGTCGCCGACGCACGCTTCGTCGTGCTGTGTTGTCCGCTCACCGTAGAAACCGAAGGCATGGTCGACGCCGCTTTGCTCGCGCAGATGCGGGCCGACAGCTACCTCGTCAACGTCGCCCGTGGGCCTGTCGTCGTCGAGGACGCGCTGCTGAACGCGCTCGACGACGGGACGATTGCCGGGGCGGCCCTCGACGCCCACTGGGAGGAACCGCTGCCAGCGAACCATCCGCTCTGGGACCACGAGTCGGTCATCGTAACGCCACACGTCGCCGCGTTCACGAACCGGTATCACGAGGATATCGCGGCCCTCGTTCAGGAGAACATCGAACGGATCGACCGCGGCAAGTCACTGCGGAATCGCGTCGCGTAA
- a CDS encoding PAS domain-containing sensor histidine kinase, giving the protein MDDQCRVLAAALETLDDVFYVYDTDGRLAYWNARLNELFGLTDSELSGMDPTEFFVADDRAAVEAAIAEVFESGQTTVEARAETTEGVVTFELSGRLLTADDGTVQGFSGVGRDITDRREREWHLQRQNERLTEFADLLAHDLRTPLAVTSGHLELAAEELSPERIDAARDGLQRLESIINDLRTATREGALATDEQAVDIADVATTAWNHVETGSAVLEPPPPIPVEADPKRLLRLFENIFINAVTHGPVRDDRVSDEERKAGTTDITVRLVPTADGFAVEDDGRGIDPDDREWVFEPGASRAADGTGFGLYIVRAIAEAHGWTVRATAGEHGGARFEFDIDADTAC; this is encoded by the coding sequence ATGGATGACCAGTGTCGTGTTCTGGCGGCCGCACTCGAAACGCTCGACGATGTCTTCTACGTCTACGACACGGACGGCCGGCTTGCCTACTGGAACGCCCGACTGAACGAACTGTTCGGCCTGACGGACAGCGAACTGTCGGGCATGGACCCAACCGAGTTTTTCGTCGCGGACGACCGGGCAGCCGTTGAAGCAGCCATCGCGGAGGTGTTCGAGTCGGGTCAGACGACCGTCGAAGCGCGGGCCGAGACGACGGAGGGAGTCGTGACGTTCGAACTCAGCGGCCGGCTTCTCACGGCGGACGACGGCACAGTCCAGGGATTCAGCGGTGTCGGTCGCGACATCACGGACCGGCGCGAACGGGAGTGGCACCTCCAGCGGCAGAACGAGCGGCTCACGGAGTTCGCTGACCTGCTAGCACACGACCTCCGGACGCCGCTTGCCGTCACCAGCGGCCACCTCGAACTCGCTGCCGAGGAGCTGTCGCCCGAGCGTATCGACGCCGCCAGAGACGGGTTACAGCGGTTAGAATCGATTATCAACGATCTGCGGACGGCGACCAGAGAGGGAGCGCTGGCAACCGACGAGCAGGCGGTGGATATCGCCGACGTGGCGACGACGGCGTGGAACCACGTCGAAACCGGCAGTGCAGTGCTGGAACCGCCGCCGCCGATACCGGTCGAGGCAGACCCGAAGCGACTGCTTCGGTTGTTCGAGAATATCTTCATTAACGCGGTCACACACGGCCCTGTGCGTGACGACCGCGTATCTGACGAGGAGCGCAAAGCTGGCACTACCGACATCACAGTTCGTCTCGTACCGACGGCCGACGGCTTCGCTGTCGAGGATGACGGCCGGGGAATCGACCCGGACGACCGGGAGTGGGTGTTCGAACCGGGCGCGTCACGGGCGGCTGACGGGACCGGCTTCGGTCTCTATATCGTCAGGGCAATCGCCGAAGCCCACGGCTGGACAGTACGTGCCACAGCAGGAGAACACGGCGGTGCACGGTTCGAGTTCGATATTGATGCGGACACCGCCTGTTAG
- a CDS encoding DsbA family oxidoreductase, with the protein MSETQSSERITVFSDYVCPFCYLGRESLRQYQSTREEKLEVDWHPFDLRSGKRNPDGSIDHSVDDGKDEDYYEQAKQGVRRLQDKYGVEMDLDIATDIDSLPAQIASYYVKEHYDYETWLTFDVAVFEALWQGGQDIGDEDLLVDLAEDAGVDGDEIRSALADDGLRSAVREKFTAAKRQGITGVPTFAYDGHAARGAVPPEQLERLVEGT; encoded by the coding sequence ATGAGTGAGACACAGTCGAGCGAGCGGATCACGGTCTTCTCGGACTACGTCTGCCCGTTCTGTTATCTCGGACGCGAATCGCTCAGGCAGTATCAGTCGACGCGCGAGGAGAAACTGGAGGTCGACTGGCACCCCTTCGACCTCCGGAGCGGGAAGCGCAACCCCGACGGCTCCATCGACCACTCCGTCGACGACGGCAAGGACGAGGACTACTACGAACAGGCCAAGCAGGGCGTCCGTCGGCTCCAGGATAAGTACGGCGTCGAGATGGATCTGGATATCGCCACCGACATCGATTCGCTGCCCGCCCAGATCGCCTCCTACTACGTCAAGGAGCACTACGACTACGAGACGTGGCTGACCTTCGACGTGGCCGTTTTCGAGGCGCTGTGGCAGGGCGGGCAGGATATCGGCGACGAGGACCTGCTGGTCGACCTAGCCGAGGACGCGGGCGTCGACGGCGACGAGATCCGGTCGGCGCTCGCGGACGACGGCCTCCGGTCTGCGGTCCGCGAGAAGTTCACGGCGGCCAAGCGCCAGGGCATCACCGGCGTCCCGACGTTCGCGTACGACGGCCACGCCGCCCGCGGCGCGGTCCCGCCCGAGCAGCTAGAACGGCTAGTCGAAGGCACCTGA
- a CDS encoding sulfite exporter TauE/SafE family protein, protein MTTSSPSSRLQKGFLKYQHVFVFLAPLLFVVGVYTAAPTPADAGTGYWFEYWWLCIAFVTGATIVNTVGISGSALFVPFLIFIFPLLAGETLTPETLVKVGLISESFGLSSSALAFIQYGLVDRRLALSLVLGSVPFVIAGALLSFVIPEPLFHALLGIALLAASYLLFKADLGHEEPGAAGDSDPEVSADGGDATLPDDDNKLGPAGVETADDGAVTRVDRDGNDYGYTRGGYLERFANYSIGGVFQGLAGFGVGELGIISMLRTEVPVRVAIGTNHIVVATTAVLASLVHVFGGGLVPGAHSIDLASTPWNMVVWTVPATVTGGQIAPYVSTALDTGTIKKFVGGLFAVIAVALFLMATGGV, encoded by the coding sequence ATGACCACGTCGTCACCGTCCAGTCGACTCCAGAAGGGGTTTCTCAAGTACCAGCACGTCTTCGTGTTTCTGGCACCACTGCTGTTCGTCGTCGGTGTGTACACCGCCGCACCGACGCCCGCGGACGCGGGCACCGGCTACTGGTTCGAGTACTGGTGGCTCTGTATCGCCTTCGTCACTGGTGCAACCATCGTCAACACGGTCGGTATCAGCGGGTCGGCCCTGTTCGTTCCGTTTCTCATCTTCATCTTCCCGCTACTAGCCGGAGAGACGCTGACACCGGAGACACTGGTGAAGGTCGGGCTCATCAGCGAATCGTTCGGCCTCTCCAGTTCCGCACTCGCGTTTATCCAGTACGGGCTCGTCGACCGACGGCTCGCGCTGAGCCTCGTCCTCGGGAGCGTGCCCTTTGTCATCGCCGGCGCGCTACTGTCGTTTGTCATCCCGGAGCCGCTGTTTCACGCGTTGCTCGGCATCGCTCTGCTGGCGGCGTCGTACTTGCTTTTCAAGGCTGACCTCGGCCACGAGGAGCCGGGCGCGGCAGGCGACAGTGACCCGGAGGTATCGGCTGATGGGGGCGACGCGACACTCCCCGACGACGACAACAAGCTCGGCCCGGCCGGCGTCGAAACGGCCGACGACGGAGCAGTGACGCGCGTCGACCGCGACGGCAACGACTACGGCTACACGCGCGGCGGCTATCTCGAACGCTTCGCGAACTACAGCATCGGCGGCGTCTTCCAGGGACTGGCCGGCTTCGGCGTCGGCGAACTGGGCATCATCTCGATGCTCCGGACAGAGGTCCCTGTCCGGGTCGCCATCGGCACGAACCACATCGTCGTCGCGACGACGGCCGTGCTGGCGTCGCTGGTTCACGTCTTCGGCGGCGGCCTCGTTCCGGGCGCGCACTCGATCGACCTCGCGTCGACGCCGTGGAACATGGTCGTCTGGACTGTGCCCGCGACCGTCACCGGCGGCCAGATCGCACCGTACGTCTCGACCGCACTGGATACCGGGACCATCAAGAAGTTCGTCGGCGGGCTGTTCGCAGTCATCGCCGTAGCGCTGTTCCTGATGGCGACGGGTGGTGTCTAA
- a CDS encoding ABC transporter ATP-binding protein: protein MTDPILTVDGVDSGYGEVQVLDDLSLTLGEGEIACLVGPNGAGKSTVLKTVFGMLEPWTGSVRLGDREIGGMAPEDIVRIGVGYVPQTENVFGSLTIDENLRMGGVARDGGLDEVVAELYDRFPILDDKRTANAKTLSGGQRQVLAFARALVMEPDVLLIDEPSAGLAPNTAKEVFDDVETVNDLGTSILMVEQNAREGLGISDRGFVLDQGTVKFEGEADSLLDDPEVSRLYLGGESRR, encoded by the coding sequence ATGACCGACCCCATCCTCACCGTCGACGGCGTCGACAGCGGCTACGGCGAGGTGCAGGTGCTCGACGACCTCTCGCTGACGCTCGGCGAGGGGGAGATCGCCTGCCTCGTCGGCCCGAACGGGGCCGGCAAGTCTACCGTCCTCAAGACGGTGTTCGGGATGCTGGAGCCATGGACCGGCTCGGTACGTTTGGGCGACCGCGAGATCGGCGGCATGGCCCCCGAAGACATCGTCCGTATCGGCGTCGGCTACGTCCCACAGACCGAGAACGTGTTCGGCTCGCTGACCATCGACGAGAACCTCCGGATGGGCGGGGTCGCCCGCGACGGCGGCCTCGACGAGGTCGTGGCCGAGCTGTACGACCGGTTCCCCATCCTCGACGACAAGCGTACCGCGAACGCGAAGACGCTCTCGGGCGGCCAGCGGCAGGTGCTGGCCTTCGCCCGCGCGCTCGTGATGGAGCCCGACGTGCTCCTCATCGACGAGCCGAGCGCCGGGCTGGCACCGAACACTGCGAAAGAGGTGTTCGACGACGTGGAGACGGTCAACGACCTCGGCACGTCGATCCTCATGGTCGAGCAGAACGCCCGCGAGGGGCTGGGCATCTCCGACCGCGGGTTCGTCCTCGACCAGGGGACAGTCAAGTTCGAGGGCGAGGCGGACTCGCTGCTCGACGACCCCGAGGTGTCCCGGCTGTATCTCGGCGGCGAATCCCGCCGCTGA
- a CDS encoding SCP2 sterol-binding domain-containing protein produces the protein MTVTLPTEADDWAAAWRDRINDRSEFADSADGFTAVFCFEIRADDAYTGEPIQFVVVIKDGVCTAAGTVADPEYDFAFRGPYSQWVTMLQGDLDISAAAMDGTFDVEGDTMRLLRRQDTIAEMVAAAQNVDTEFEH, from the coding sequence ATGACTGTGACGCTGCCGACCGAGGCCGACGACTGGGCCGCCGCGTGGCGCGACCGGATAAACGACCGGTCCGAGTTCGCCGACAGCGCCGACGGCTTCACCGCCGTATTCTGTTTCGAAATCCGTGCTGACGACGCCTATACCGGCGAACCGATACAGTTCGTCGTTGTAATCAAGGACGGTGTCTGTACCGCCGCTGGGACGGTCGCGGACCCCGAGTACGACTTCGCGTTCCGTGGTCCCTACAGTCAGTGGGTCACGATGCTGCAGGGCGACCTCGATATCTCCGCCGCGGCGATGGACGGGACGTTCGACGTCGAGGGCGATACGATGCGGCTGCTGCGCCGGCAGGACACCATCGCCGAGATGGTCGCGGCGGCACAGAACGTCGACACCGAGTTCGAGCACTGA
- a CDS encoding sugar O-acetyltransferase, with product MVSEREKMLAGEHYDASDPELVAARERANELTREYNRTDPSDTDTRQALIEDLFGSVGADCHVEPPFRCDYGDNIHVGEGFYANFDCVVLDVCRVDIGDDCLLGPGVHIYTATHPLDPEERRSGVEYGKPVSIGDNVWIGGQAVVNPGVTIGDDAVVGSGAVVTDDVPAGVVVQGNPASVVREIED from the coding sequence ATGGTATCTGAACGGGAGAAGATGCTCGCGGGCGAGCACTACGACGCGAGCGACCCAGAACTCGTCGCGGCTCGCGAGCGCGCGAACGAACTCACCCGGGAGTACAACCGGACCGATCCATCGGACACCGACACCAGACAGGCACTCATCGAGGACCTGTTCGGCTCCGTCGGTGCGGACTGTCACGTCGAACCGCCCTTCCGGTGTGACTACGGCGACAACATCCACGTCGGCGAGGGCTTTTACGCGAACTTCGACTGCGTCGTACTGGATGTCTGTCGGGTCGATATCGGCGACGACTGCCTGCTCGGGCCGGGCGTCCACATCTACACCGCGACGCATCCGCTTGACCCGGAGGAACGACGTAGCGGCGTCGAGTACGGGAAGCCGGTATCCATCGGTGACAACGTCTGGATCGGCGGCCAGGCGGTCGTCAATCCGGGCGTCACCATCGGCGACGACGCCGTCGTTGGGTCCGGCGCTGTCGTGACCGACGACGTTCCCGCCGGCGTCGTCGTTCAGGGGAACCCCGCGTCGGTCGTACGAGAAATTGAGGACTGA
- a CDS encoding thioredoxin family protein has product MDTTTEHGVRTVETRDELDDVLATADRVLAMVRTSGCTICKSMEPILDIAAKATDATVVVFNPKRDLDAVDAFDVRSVPTFLLFADGELIDRRADGFVPAEELIEFVESGSESDA; this is encoded by the coding sequence ATGGACACGACAACGGAACACGGCGTTCGGACGGTCGAAACGCGGGACGAACTCGACGACGTGCTGGCGACGGCCGACCGCGTACTGGCGATGGTCCGGACAAGCGGCTGTACAATCTGCAAGTCGATGGAGCCGATACTCGACATCGCCGCGAAAGCCACCGACGCGACAGTCGTCGTATTCAATCCCAAACGCGACCTCGATGCCGTCGACGCGTTCGACGTGCGGAGCGTCCCGACGTTCCTGCTGTTTGCCGACGGGGAGCTTATCGACCGCCGTGCCGACGGGTTCGTCCCGGCCGAGGAGCTAATCGAGTTCGTCGAAAGCGGGTCGGAATCGGACGCGTGA
- a CDS encoding glycerophosphoryl diester phosphodiesterase membrane domain-containing protein, with amino-acid sequence MALQIGSVLEEAGYRLFSRTGAILLVAFFALMASFQALFNTIVATTYTRMGYGEIAAALPLTLDISLNVAGAGIAIGSVVSLYLTIVSFRTFAAGARDSFPTGALTRNVPLAMVNVFVGGIVYSLLVFIGSVLLLIPGIFAYVAFIFMMPYVIVEDRNFVAALKESYRLTEGNRLALFGLLLIVGTAAALVGGVIGFVGALALSGPTSQLPTIVIQPLASLYGTAIIAVAFEQLRERDGRPPSAPSEDDTSMTAL; translated from the coding sequence ATGGCCCTCCAAATCGGCTCCGTCCTCGAAGAGGCGGGGTATCGGCTGTTCAGTCGTACCGGCGCGATACTACTCGTAGCGTTTTTCGCCCTGATGGCTAGCTTTCAAGCACTGTTCAACACGATCGTGGCGACGACCTACACCAGGATGGGATACGGCGAGATCGCCGCAGCCCTGCCGCTGACCCTCGACATCTCGCTCAATGTCGCTGGTGCCGGTATCGCCATTGGCTCTGTGGTCTCACTGTATCTCACCATCGTGTCTTTCCGGACGTTCGCTGCCGGAGCGCGTGACAGTTTCCCCACGGGAGCGCTCACTCGGAACGTACCGCTGGCGATGGTGAACGTGTTCGTCGGCGGAATCGTCTACAGTCTACTGGTGTTCATTGGGTCGGTCCTGCTCCTCATCCCTGGCATCTTCGCCTACGTCGCGTTCATCTTCATGATGCCGTACGTCATCGTCGAAGACCGGAACTTCGTCGCGGCGCTCAAAGAGAGCTATCGGCTCACCGAGGGCAACCGGCTGGCGCTGTTCGGACTGCTGTTAATTGTCGGTACCGCCGCGGCGCTCGTCGGCGGTGTCATCGGATTCGTCGGCGCGCTGGCGCTTTCGGGGCCGACTTCGCAGCTTCCGACCATCGTCATCCAACCACTGGCGTCGCTGTACGGCACGGCGATTATCGCGGTCGCGTTCGAGCAACTCCGTGAGCGTGACGGGAGGCCGCCGTCGGCCCCGAGCGAGGACGATACGTCGATGACCGCGCTCTGA